One Cyclopterus lumpus isolate fCycLum1 chromosome 7, fCycLum1.pri, whole genome shotgun sequence DNA window includes the following coding sequences:
- the cdk16 gene encoding cyclin-dependent kinase 16, with the protein MERMRKIKRELSFTLGRGGAGGGDRTLSDTVNQEVKSHSDSEVASLRGSSGSLKVRASSSSVQSLLQSYSSSLRKPGGLGRSLSSYLNHTARLEIVHEDVKMSSDGESDPASSLDNVQSPVRVRLRNKKISTEDINKRLSLPADIRLPDGYLEKFNLIGPALFEQPISRRLRRVSLSEIGFGKLETYIKLDKLGEGTYATVYKGRSKLTENLVALKEIRLEHEEGAPCTAIREVSLLKDLKHANIVTLHDIIHTKKSLTLVFEYLDKDLKQYLDDCGNVINIHNVKLFLFQLLRGLSYCHRRKVLHRDLKPQNLLINERGELKLADFGLARAKSIPTKTYSNEVVTLWYRPPDILLGSTNYSTHIDMWGVGCIFYEMTTGRPLFPGSTVEEELHFIFKLLGTPTEQSWSGISCNDEFVAHNYPLYRAERLSNHTPRLSTEGVELLSKFLQFEGKKRISAAESMNHPYFSNLGNRVMALLDTTSIFSLPEIQLEKEAVRPTVTSDPVNSPTKRRGLLL; encoded by the exons atgGAGAGGATGAGAAAGATCAAACGGGAGCTATCATTCACcctggggaggggaggggccgGGGGAGGGGACCGGACGCTGAGTGACACCGtcaaccaggaagtgaaatCACACAGTGACtcgg AGGTGGCGTCTCTTCGCGGTTCTTCTGGAAGTTTGAAGGTTCGAGCTTCGTCTTCATCAGTTCAGTCTCTTCTTCAGTCGTACAGCAGCTCGCTGAGGAAACCCGGAGGCCTCGGCCGAAGCCTGAGCTCCTACCTGAACCACACGGCTCGACTGG AGATTGTCCACGAGGACGTAAAGATGAGTTCAGATGGAGAAAGTGATCCGGCTTCTTCTCTAGACAACGTTCAGAGTCCAGTTAGAGTGAGACTGAGAAACAAGAAGATCTCcactgag gacATTAACAAACGACTTTCATTACCGGCCGACATTCGTCTTCCGGACGGTTATCTGGAGAAGTTTAATCTGATTGGCCCAGCTCTGTTtgagcagccaatcagcagaCGGCTGCGTAGAGTGTCTCTG TCAGAGATTGGTTTTGGGAAACTGGAGACGTACATCAAACTGGACAAACTGGGAGAG GGGACTTACGCTACAGTGTATAAAGGTCGCAGTAAACTGACCGAGAACCTCGTGGCCTTGAAGGAGATTCGATTGGAACATGAAGAAGGAGCTCCATGTACTGCTATCAGAGAAG TGTCTCTGTTAAAGGATCTGAAACACGCCAACATCGTCACgcttcatgacatcatccacACGAAGAAGTCCCTCACACTGGTGTTTGAGTAtctg gaCAAAGATCTGAAACAGTATCTGGACGACTGTGGAAACGTCATCAATATTCACAACGTCAAA ctcttcctcttccagttGTTGAGAGGTTTGTCGTACTGCCATCGGAGGAAGGTCCTCCACAGAGACCTGAAGCCCCAAAACCTGCTGATCAACGAGCGAGGGGAGCTCAAACTAGCAGACTTTG GTCTTGCACGAGCAAAATCAATCCCAACAAAGACGTATTCTAATGAAGTGGTGACGCTCTGGTACCGACCGCCAGACATCCTGTTGGGCAGCACTAACTACTCCACTCATATCGACATGTG GGGTGTTGGTTGTATCTTCTATGAGATGACGACAGGTCGACCTCTGTTTCCTGGTtccacagtggaggaggagcttcactTCATCTTCAAACTCCTGG GTACTCCCACAGAGCAGAGCTGGTCTGGGATCAGTTGTAATGACGAATTTGTTGCGCACAACTATCCTCTCTACCGAGCAGAGAGACTGAGTAACCACACTCCCAG gctCAGCACTGAAGGAGTGGAGCTGCTGTCAAAGTTCCTGCAG TTTGAGGGGAAGAAGCGGATTTCAGCAGCCGAGTCAATGAATCATCCGTATTTCAGTAACCTTGGAAACAGAGTGATGGCGCTCCTCGACA CAACGTCCATCTTCAGTCTGCCAGAAATTCAACTGGAAAAAGAAGCAGTCAGACCAACAGTCACCTCTGATCCAG TGAACAGTCCGACCAAGAGGCGTGGCCTGCTACTCTGA
- the abt1 gene encoding activator of basal transcription 1, which translates to MERREEEEEGKTTAQIEEEEERDEDSDGDEEQQNDDDDDDNDEEEEEDEHSDGEEEQKNDDDDDDADLKKKTKQRAAALASFPDRKCIPGIVYLGHIPPRLRPKHLRNLLSVFGEIGRIFLQPEDGQVRRSKRKSGLRRCDFTEGWVEFRDKRVAKRVVLSLHNTPMGTRKRQHFSSDLWSIKYLHRFQWTHLSERLAFEQTVLQQRLRTEVSQAKRETNFYLSNVDKSAHLDTLRRKRQRDGQEGDDKSWDFTQRQTEEEIQMKKQKRKDFVTQKHLDKARLIQQQSQSNVSLLAKIFNCNKSE; encoded by the exons atggagagaagagaggaagaggaagaggggaagactACGGCCCagatagaggaagaggaggaaagagatgaAGACTCAGATGGTGATGAAGAGCAACaaaacgatgatgatgatgatgataatgatgaagaagaagaagaggatgaacaCTCAGATGGTGAGGAAGAGCAGAAaaacgacgatgatgatgatgatgcagacctgaagaagaagaccaaACAGAGAGCTGCTGCGCTGGCTTCCTttccagacaggaagtgcatTCCAGGTATCGTTTACCTGGGTCACATTCCTCCGAGGCTCCGCCCCAAACACCTGAGGAACCTGCTGTCAGTGTTTGGAGAGATCGGACGCATCTTCCTCCAACCCGAAG AtggccaggtgaggaggagcaagaggaagTCCGGGTTGAGGAGGTGTGACTTCACTGAAGGGTGGGTGGAGTTCAGAGACAAGCGGGTGGCGAAGAGAGTCGTGTTGTCGCTCCACAACACGCCGATGGGGACCAGGAAGCGCCAACACTTCTCCTCGGACCTCTGGTCCATCAAG tACCTGCACAGGTTCCAGTGGACTCACCTGAGCGAGCGGCTGGCCTTCGAGCAGACGGTCCTGCAGCAGAGACTCAGGACTGAAGTGTCTCAGGCGAAGAGAGAAACCAACTTCTACCTGAGCAACGTGGATAAGAGCGCTCACCTGGACaccctgaggaggaagagacagagagacggacaagAG GGCGACGACAAGTCGTGGGACTTCACTCAGCGTCAGACGGAGGAAGAGATCCAGATGAAGAAGCAGAAGAGGAAAGACTTCGTTACCCAGAAGCACCTGGACAAGGCCCGCCTCATACAGCAGCAGAGCCAATCGAACGTCTCGCTGCTCGCCAAGATTTTCAACTGCAACAAATCAGAGTGA
- the rad51c gene encoding DNA repair protein RAD51 homolog 3 yields the protein MQRTLSSLSLSPSVKIKLVAAGFQFTSDLLPLKPLQLSKEASLSQLEALEVLQTVRREEGGDEGGGGGGLASLTALELLQKEEELKSIVTFSSQLDAALGGGLPVGKTTEICGAPGVGKTQLCLQLAVDVQVPQCFGGIGGQVLYIDTEGSFLLQRVVDIAAAVVQHCSLLVEDDEQRVAMTTFTVETILANMFLVRCHDYVELLAELHLLPDFLSEHPKVRLLVIDSVAFPFRQHFDEMSRRTRLLNGLAQQLIAMATGHDMAVLMTNQMTTRLQGGQSQQVPALGESWGHAPTIRILLHWAGSRRLAAIFKSPDHMGSTVQYQITSEGFRDVDQSEQPPSKRPRTHTDQSAASRGDASL from the exons ATGCAGAGGACGCTGTCCAGCTTGTCTCTGAGTCCCAGTGTGAAGATTAAACTGGTCGCTGCTGGTTTCCAGTTCACCTCCGATCTGCTGCCACTGAAACCGCTGCAGCTCAGCAAAG AGGCCAGTCTGTCCCAGCTCGAGGCGCTGGAGGTGCTGCAGactgtgaggagagaagaaggaggagatgaaggaggaggaggaggcgggttAGCCTCTCTAACAGCTCTGGAGCTCctacagaaggaggaagagttgAAGAGCATCGTGACGTTCTCCTCTCAGCTGGATGCTGCTCTCGGAGGAGGACTTCCTGTCGGGAAAACAACAGAAATCTGTGGAGCTCCAGGAGTCGGAAAAACACAACTATG CCTGCAGCTAGCGGTGGACGTTCAGGTACCTCAGTGTTTCGGGGGCATCGGTGGTCAGGTGCTCTACATCGATACTGAGGGCAGCTTCCTGCTTCAGAGAGTCGTCGATATTGCGGCCGCCGTCGTCCAACACTGCTCCTTATTGGTCGAAGACGATGAGCAGCGAGTCGCCATGACGACCTTTACTGTGGAAACTATCCTGGCCAACATGTTCCTG GTGCGTTGCCACGACTACGTGGAGCTGCTcgcagagctccacctgctgcctgacttcctgtctgaacacCCGAAGGTCCGCCTCCTGGTGATTGACAGCGTGGCGTTCCCGTTCCGGCAGCACTTTGACGAGATGTCTCGGAGGACACGCCTCCTCAACGGCCTCGCCCAGCAGCTCATTGCCATGGCAACCGGTCATGACATGGCCGTGTTGATGACGAACCAGATGACCACCCGTCTGCAGGGTGGCCAATCGCAGCAGGTCCCCGCCCTCGGAGAAAGCTGGGGACACGCCCCCACAATCAGGATCCTCCTACATTGGGCGGGGTCACGGCGGCTGGCGGCCATCTTTAAATCCCCAGATCACATGGGGTCCACCGTCCAATACCAGATAACCTCCGAGGGGTTCAGAGATGTCGACCAATCGGAGCAGCCGCCCAGCAAACGACCCCGGACGCATACCGACCAATCGGCGGCGAGCCGGGGAGACGCCAGCCTCTGA